A window of Citrus sinensis cultivar Valencia sweet orange chromosome 7, DVS_A1.0, whole genome shotgun sequence contains these coding sequences:
- the LOC102620385 gene encoding diacylglycerol kinase 2, translated as MIELSTSLLRLLTSSNVYGYGPFFFGSFGLLAILYASFKWQRRTSLNWIKDAARAKKKFWKKLNVPLSHHTWMEDFSNGEQPSTCCVCLTSLVLPQSVGAHFPVHRCAVCGVAAHFFCSEFTAKDCKCVAQACFSHVKHHWSERWVNMDDNAELSAFCFYCDEPCGVPFINDCPTWHCLWCQRRIHVKCHAIMSKESGDVCDLGPHRRLILSPLCVKENEENIGGRMLSSIKEGIRASSVRGKIKRKRHQGKAGKSHSVNEKLQDTTSTNSALKYMFNGFVGLKSNNEKNIECSKVDGSIHSNSTHNESIQKTGGTVICGQVKKYSLVDVPQDARPLLVFINAKSGGQLGHYLRRRLNMLLNPAQVFELSASQGPEVGLELFSNFQYFRVLVCGGDGTVAWVLNAIEKRNFESPPPVAVLPLGTGNDMSRVLQWGRGFSMVDGHGGLSTILNDIEHAAVTMLDRWKVNIREENSEYDQRKEQSKFMLNYLGIGCDAKVAYEFHVTRQENPQKFSSRFVNKLLYAKEGARDIVDRTCAELPWQVWLEVDGKGIEIPKDSEGLIVLNIGSYMGGVDLWQNDSEHDDDFSPQSMHDKVLEVVCVCGAWHLGKLQVGLSQARRLAQGKVIRIHSSSPFPVQIDGEPFIQQAGCLDITHHGQVFTLRRAPEEPRGHATAIMTEVLLDAECKGIINASQRKVLLQQIALQLS; from the exons ATGATTGAATTGAGCACTTCACTCCTAAGATTGCTAACAAGCTCCAATGTCTACGGCTATGgtcctttcttttttggatcttTTGGGCTACTGGCAATCTTGTATGCATCTTTTAAGTGGCAAAGAAGAACATCTCTAAATTGGATTAAAGATGCTGCTAGAGCAAAGAAGAAATTCTGGAAAAAACTTAATGTCCCTCTTTCTCATCATACGTGGATGGAGGATTTTTCTAACGGCGAACAACCGTCCACATGTTGTGTTTGCTTGACTTCTTTGGTTTTACCTCAAAGTGTAGGAGCTCATTTTCCTGTTCATCGCTGCGCTGTTTGTGGAGTTGCagctcattttttttgttctgaGTTCACAGCAAAGGATTGCAAGTGTGTGGCTCAAGCTTGCTTTAGTCATGTTAAACATCACTGGTCAGAGAGATGGGTTAATATGGATGATAATGCGGAGTTGTCTGCCTTCTGTTTCTACTGTGATGAACCATGTGGTGTTCCTTTTATCAATGATTGCCCTACATGGCATTGTTTGTGGTGTCAGCGTCGTATACATGTCAAGTGTCATGCTATAATGTCAAAAGAATCTGGTGATGTTTGTGATTTGGGTCCTCACAGAAGGCTTATCCTTTCTCCACTATGtgtgaaagaaaatgaagagaataTTGGAGGTCGAATGTTAAGTTCTATCAAGGAGGGAATCAGAGCTTCTTCTGTTCGTGggaagataaaaagaaagcGTCATCAGGGTAAGGCTGGAAAAAGCCATTCTGTGAATGAAAAGTTGCAAGATACCACATCAACCAATTCTGCCCTAAAATACATGTTCAATGGGTTTGTTGGATTGAAGTCTAATAATGAGAAGAATATTGAATGTTCAAAGGTGGATGGCAGCATACACAGTAATAGCACCCACAATGAGTCTATACAAAAAACTGGTGGAACTGTCATCTGTGGTCAAGTGAAGAAGTACAGTCTGGTTGATGTGCCACAGGATGCCAGGCCGCTTTTGGTGTTCATTAACGCTAAGAGTGGGGGTCAACTTGGGCATTATCTTCGGAGGAGACTAAACATGCTTTTGAATCCTGCCCAG GTTTTTGAACTCAGTGCGTCCCAGGGTCCTGAGGTTGGTTTGGAGTTATTTAGTAACTTCCAATATTTTAGAGTTTTGGTTTGTGGTGGAGATGGCACTGTTGCATGGGTCCTTAACGCGATTGAAAAGCGTAATTTCGAATCTCCTCCACCAGTAGCTGTTCTCCCACTTGGCACAGGAAATGATATGTCAAGGGTTTTGCAGTGGGGAAGAGGTTTCTCAATGGTTGATGGACATGGTGGCTTAAGCACAATTTTGAATGACATCGAGCATGCAGCAGTTACAATGCTAGATCGCTGGAAAGTAAATATCAGAGAAGAAAACTCAGAATATgatcaaagaaaagaacaatCCAAGTTCATGTTGAACTATTTag ggATCGGATGCGATGCAAAGGTTGCATATGAATTTCATGTTACTCGGCAGGAGAATCCTCAAAAATTCTCTAGTCGG TTTGTGAACAAATTGCTATATGCTAAAGAAGGTGCTAGGGATATAGTGGATAGAACATGTGCCGAGTTACCATGGCAAGTTTGGCTTGAAGTTGATGGAAAAGGCATCGAGATTCCCAAG GATTCTGAGGGATTAATTGTCCTGAACATTGGCAGCTACATGGGTGGAGTAGATCTTTGGCAAAACGACTCTGAgcatgatgatgattttagcCCTCAGTCTATGCATGATAAGGTGCTTGAGGTTGTATGCGTCTGTGGAGCATGGCACCTTGGCAAACTTCAG GTTGGACTTTCACAGGCTAGAAGGCTAGCCCAGGGTAAAGTAATAAGAATACATTCTTCCAGTCCTTTCCCAGTTCAAATAGATGGGGAACCATTTATACAACAGGCTGGATGTCTAGACATAACACATCATGGGCAG GTGTTCACATTGCGTAGAGCGCCAGAGGAGCCCAGAGGACATGCTACTGCAATTATGACAGAGGTCTTACTAGATGCTGAGTGCAAAGGAATTATCAATGCATCTCAAAGGAAAGTCCTTCTGCAGCAAATTGCCCTCCAgctttcatga
- the LOC102620104 gene encoding protein KOKOPELLI: MLLLLLLLLLLVQTHTHALPRSHSCSYSRLSLSLFSLRLSQRMATELVDVHADLEALRKLYGLLQNSSEDGTQELDERAKIVLKNLLDGATEKALETHTKIITAAQSSVSMAQQQFNIAPNMKKDATNCHNKFTSRDDLRRGTKQQGSGTAPSKSGAHDGQQRRDRFNGCVKENEKMRESVKSSGRGKRINHVQSRDVNHIAAAPGSRVGNAMAIRRIACGASDVDRANSRRGKGVGVATASECSPCHNNNNNNNNNNKKKNNKEQQLVDQLSMKMAQKETVRLSRLRPVPSAKKRLPPPRRQVIVRPTLLEPESESESESDERNGSSASASWTTQHTNTTDTDSTEAKSLSGASFAYGQNGDYGSNSETDTKRSGNSSPSSPSSSFVTSRSRLNPKEDKPAIGRLRRFKNKLALIFHHHHHHHHHHHYDHDRDFSKVRHSHTMWKHIQKNMLHHKNKRHKNEICGKQYFAATRCTQQQQQANYFRTLVQGLLRRQARHSKKSKLPKGGIVVKKLHWWHMFKRRRGLKLGPKTRTIKMK; encoded by the exons ATGCTTCTACTCTTACTGTTGCTCTTGCTCTTGGTCCAAACTCACACTCACGCTCTACCTCGCTCTCACTCTTGCTCTTACTCCCGACTCTCACTTTCGCTCTTCTCATTAAG GCTGTCCCAACGAATGGCTACGGAACTTGTAGATGTACATGCCGATCTCGAGGccttaagaaaattatatggCCTCCTTCAAAATAGCAGCGAGGATGGCACACAAGAA TTGGATGAGAGAGCGAAGATTGTATTAAAGAATTTACTCGATGGCGCTACGGAGAAGGCTTTAGAAACTCATACGAAG ATCATTACAGCAGCACAATCAAGTGTGTCTATGGCACAACAACAATTCAACATTGCCCCAAACATGAAAAAAGACGCCACCAATTGCCATAACAAGTTCACTTCAAGAGATGATTTGCGAAGGGGCACGAAGCAGCAGGGCTCAGGGACTGCACCAAGCAAAAGTGGTGCACATGATGGGCAACAGCGACGCGATCGTTTTAATGGATGcgtgaaagaaaatgaaaaaatgagagaGTCAGTAAAAAGTAGCGGGCGGGGGAAAAGAATCAATCATGTTCAAAGTAGGGATGTCAATCACATTGCAGCTGCACCTGGTTCGCGTGTGGGTAATGCAATGGCAATCAGAAGGATTGCGTGCGGTGCTTCGGATGTGGATCGTGCTAATTCGAGACGTGGGAAGGGGGTTGGGGTTGCGACAGCTAGTGAATGCTCACCTtgccataataataataataacaacaacaacaacaacaagaagaagaataataaagAGCAGCAGCTAGTCGATCAACTTTCCATGAAAATGGCTCAAAAAGAGACAGTCAGGCTTAGTAGGCTCAGGCCTGTACCATCCGCGAAGAAAAGGCTGCCACCACCACGCCGCCAAGTAATTGTGAGGCCTACTTTGCTGGAgccagaatcagaatcagaatcagagtCGGATGAAAGAAATGGTAGTTCAGCTTCAGCAAGCTGGACAACTCAGCATACGAACACCACGGACACTGACAGTACTGAGGCAAAGTCATTGTCAGGAGCAAGTTTTGCATATGGACAGAATGGAGACTATGGGAGTAACTCGGAAACTGACACTAAGAGAAGCGGCAactcttctccttcttctccttcttcttcttttgtgaCTAGCCGTAGCAGATTAAATCCTAAAGAAGATAAACCAGCAATAGGAAGGCTGAGGAGATTCAAGAACAAGCTGGCTCTCAtctttcatcatcatcatcatcatcaccatcaccatcaCTATGATCATGACCGTGACTTCTCAAAGGTACGCCACAGTCATACTATGTGGAAGCACATACAGAAGAATATGTTAcatcataaaaataagagaCACAAAAATGAGATTTGTGGAAAACAATACTTCGCGGCGACTAGGTGTacacagcagcagcagcaagcTAATTATTTTCGTACACTTGTGCAAGGGTTACTGAGAAGGCAAGCTAGACATTCCAAGAAATCAAAGCTGCCAAAGGGAGGGATTGTGGTAAAGAAGTTGCATTGGTGGCACATGTTTAAGCGCCGTCGTGGACTAAAGTTGGGTCCTAAAACTAGAACAATTAAGATGAAGTAA